One segment of Variovorax sp. PAMC28562 DNA contains the following:
- a CDS encoding ABC transporter permease: MTMSTAALGGGISAEAPPGDLRHALARAESRRKWRAFSLTLPLLIFLLLTLLVPIVALLQRAVQNPEVANALPRTVRALDGWDRKDAPAAAAYAGVAADLADLPDSSDAGALARRLNTEIAGARSLVMGTFRALPIAGTPDEVKARLIELDPRWSEAPYWQAIAKNGSRWTADYLLASVDMRRDADGSIERMPPDQRAFTGILLRTFNISAVVTFFCLLLAYPLAWWLASLPARKANVLMILVLVPFWTSILVRVAAWIVLLQSEGLVNRGLIGIGLIDNPLPLLFNRTGVIISMVHILLPFMILPLYSVMKSVPPTYVRAAISLGSPPLAAFFRVYVPQTYPGIGAGALLVFILAIGYYVTPALLGGASDQMLSYYVARYTNVEVNWGMACALGSLLLIATLVLYAVYRRIGKADLSLG, encoded by the coding sequence ATGACGATGAGCACGGCGGCGCTGGGCGGTGGCATCTCCGCGGAAGCGCCACCGGGCGACCTGCGGCATGCCCTGGCGCGCGCCGAGTCACGCCGAAAATGGCGCGCCTTTTCGCTCACGCTGCCACTGCTGATCTTTCTGTTGCTGACGCTGCTGGTGCCGATCGTGGCGCTGCTGCAGCGTGCTGTCCAAAACCCTGAAGTCGCGAACGCGCTGCCCCGCACGGTGCGCGCGCTCGACGGATGGGACCGCAAGGACGCACCTGCTGCGGCTGCCTATGCAGGTGTAGCAGCTGATTTAGCGGACCTGCCCGACAGCTCCGACGCCGGCGCCCTGGCGCGCCGCCTCAATACCGAAATCGCCGGCGCCCGTTCGCTGGTGATGGGCACTTTTCGCGCGTTGCCGATCGCCGGTACCCCGGACGAAGTCAAAGCCCGCCTGATCGAACTCGACCCGCGCTGGAGCGAGGCGCCATACTGGCAGGCGATCGCCAAGAACGGCTCGCGCTGGACGGCCGACTATCTGCTTGCCTCGGTCGACATGCGACGCGACGCTGACGGCAGCATCGAACGCATGCCGCCCGACCAGCGCGCCTTCACCGGCATCCTTCTGCGCACTTTCAACATCAGCGCGGTGGTGACTTTCTTCTGCCTGCTGCTGGCCTACCCGCTCGCCTGGTGGCTGGCGTCGCTGCCGGCGCGCAAGGCCAACGTGCTGATGATCCTGGTGCTGGTGCCGTTCTGGACATCCATCCTGGTTCGCGTGGCCGCGTGGATCGTGCTGCTGCAGTCCGAAGGGCTGGTCAACCGCGGGCTGATCGGCATCGGCCTCATCGACAACCCGCTGCCGCTGCTCTTCAACCGCACCGGCGTGATCATTTCGATGGTGCATATCCTGTTGCCCTTCATGATCCTGCCGCTCTACAGCGTGATGAAGAGCGTGCCGCCGACCTACGTGCGCGCGGCCATCTCGCTCGGCAGTCCGCCGCTGGCCGCGTTCTTCCGGGTGTACGTGCCGCAGACCTATCCGGGCATCGGTGCCGGTGCGCTGCTGGTCTTTATCCTGGCCATCGGGTACTACGTGACGCCGGCTTTGCTGGGCGGCGCGAGCGACCAGATGCTGAGTTACTACGTTGCGCGCTACACGAATGTCGAGGTCAACTGGGGCATGGCTTGCGCGCTCGGCTCGTTGCTGCTGATTGCCACGCTGGTGCTCTACGCGGTGTATAGGCGCATCGGCAAGGCCGATCTGAGCCTGGGCTGA
- a CDS encoding ABC transporter permease has protein sequence MSKFLVLSVFPVFPAYATFADKLGWWAVRCFCVLVLGFLLAPILVVIPLSFSDSSFLAYPIPAWSLKWYRNLFESSEWGRAARNSFIVAPAATVLATALGTLAAVGLSRTDFRFKGLLMAVLISPMVVPIVVVGVATYLYFAPIGLADTYFGLIVVHAALGAPFVLTTVLATLASFDHNLVRASLSLGETPFNTFWRITLPIIAPGVISGALFAFATSFDEVVVTLFLAGPDQVTLPRQMFTGIRENISPTIAAVATLLIVFTTILLLVLEWLRGRRR, from the coding sequence ATGTCCAAGTTCCTTGTCCTCTCGGTGTTTCCGGTGTTCCCGGCTTACGCCACCTTCGCCGACAAGCTCGGCTGGTGGGCGGTGCGCTGCTTCTGCGTGCTGGTGCTGGGTTTCCTGCTGGCGCCGATTCTGGTGGTGATTCCGCTGTCGTTCTCCGACAGTTCCTTCCTCGCCTACCCGATCCCGGCCTGGTCGCTCAAGTGGTATCGCAACCTGTTCGAGTCGTCCGAATGGGGACGCGCGGCCCGCAACAGCTTCATCGTCGCACCCGCGGCGACGGTGTTAGCCACTGCTTTGGGCACGCTGGCGGCAGTCGGCTTGTCGCGCACCGACTTCCGCTTCAAGGGCCTGTTGATGGCCGTGCTGATCTCGCCAATGGTGGTGCCCATCGTGGTGGTCGGCGTAGCGACGTACCTGTACTTCGCGCCCATCGGACTCGCCGACACTTACTTCGGATTGATCGTAGTGCACGCGGCGCTCGGTGCACCGTTCGTGCTGACCACCGTGCTCGCGACACTGGCCAGCTTCGACCACAACCTGGTGCGAGCCTCGCTCAGCCTGGGCGAAACGCCGTTCAACACGTTCTGGCGCATCACGCTGCCGATCATCGCGCCGGGCGTGATCTCCGGTGCGCTGTTCGCTTTCGCAACCTCGTTCGATGAAGTGGTGGTGACGCTGTTTCTTGCCGGACCCGATCAGGTCACGTTGCCGCGCCAGATGTTCACCGGTATCCGCGAGAACATCTCGCCGACCATCGCTGCAGTGGCGACGTTGCTGATCGTGTTCACCACCATTTTGCTGCTGGTGCTCGAGTGGTTGCGCGGGCGGCGCCGCTGA
- a CDS encoding DUF2784 domain-containing protein: MTARWLADAVLVLHGLFIVFVLMGAAGVARWPRLAWVHLAAVAWAVYVAAAGRICPLTPIENALRRAAGEAGYDGGFIEHYLLAAIYPDGLTRGVQIGLGVFVLALNFALYARTLAGRRRASDRP, from the coding sequence ATGACCGCGCGCTGGCTGGCCGATGCCGTGCTGGTACTGCACGGCCTTTTCATCGTCTTCGTGCTGATGGGCGCGGCCGGCGTCGCGCGCTGGCCGCGGCTGGCCTGGGTGCACCTCGCGGCCGTTGCGTGGGCCGTGTACGTGGCGGCAGCAGGCCGCATCTGCCCGCTCACCCCGATCGAAAACGCCCTGCGCCGGGCGGCAGGAGAAGCCGGCTACGACGGCGGCTTCATCGAGCACTACCTGCTCGCCGCGATCTACCCGGACGGGCTGACGCGCGGCGTGCAGATCGGACTCGGCGTCTTCGTGCTGGCGCTCAATTTCGCGCTGTATGCGCGAACGCTTGCAGGGCGCCGACGCGCTTCGGACCGGCCCTAG
- a CDS encoding phosphoribosyltransferase, which produces MLTEDGKHLYVSYDEYNNLVEKLAIKIFQSEWEFDTILCLARGGMRPGDVLSRIFDKPLAIMSTSSYRADAGTVQGHLDIARFITTPKGEIAGRVLLVDDLADSGHTLHAVMEMLRTNYAPITELRSAVIWTKALSTFTPDYSVEFLPTNPWIHQPFENYDSMGAEKLMAKWSV; this is translated from the coding sequence ATGTTGACCGAAGACGGCAAGCACCTCTACGTAAGTTACGACGAGTACAACAATCTGGTCGAGAAGCTCGCGATCAAGATCTTCCAGTCGGAGTGGGAGTTCGACACCATCCTTTGCCTCGCTCGCGGCGGCATGCGGCCCGGCGATGTGCTGTCGCGCATCTTCGACAAGCCACTGGCCATCATGTCGACCAGTTCGTATCGCGCCGACGCCGGCACGGTGCAAGGCCATCTCGATATTGCGCGCTTCATCACCACGCCCAAGGGCGAGATCGCCGGACGCGTGCTGCTGGTCGACGACCTGGCCGACTCGGGCCACACGCTGCATGCCGTCATGGAGATGCTGCGCACCAACTACGCGCCCATCACCGAGCTGCGCAGCGCAGTGATCTGGACCAAGGCGTTGTCGACGTTTACGCCGGACTATTCGGTCGAGTTCTTGCCGACCAATCCGTGGATCCATCAGCCCTTCGAGAACTACGACTCGATGGGTGCTGAAAAGCTGATGGCCAAGTGGTCGGTCTAA
- a CDS encoding adenylosuccinate synthase, whose product MSVTTGRNVVVVGTQWGDEGKGKLVDWLTESAQGVVRFQGGHNAGHTLVINGVKTALHLIPSGIMRPGVKCYIGNGVVLSAAKLFEEIEGLEKAGVEVRSRLRISEACPLILPFHAALDIARETYREKGGSEKIGTTGRGIGPAYEDKIARRALRVQDLKHPERFAQKLRVLLDLHNHVLTQVLSAPAIDYDMVFEEAMRHAVLLKPMMADVSRELNDAHKAGANLLFEGAQGTLLDVDHGTYPYVTSSNCVAGNAAAGSGVGPGMLHYVLGITKAYCTRVGGGPFPTELDWETPGTVGYHLSTVGAEKGVTTGRSRRCGWFDAALLKRSAQVNGLSGLCITKLDVLDGIDELLLCTGYMLDGEYTDILPMGADEIEQCTPIYEKLEGWSESTVGVTQYDKLPIAARLYLQRIEHVTGVPIHMVSTSPDRDHTIMMRHPFLAD is encoded by the coding sequence ATGAGCGTTACCACCGGAAGAAATGTGGTCGTCGTCGGCACCCAATGGGGCGATGAGGGCAAGGGCAAGCTGGTCGACTGGCTGACCGAGAGCGCCCAGGGCGTGGTTCGCTTCCAGGGCGGCCACAACGCGGGCCACACGCTCGTCATCAACGGCGTGAAAACCGCCCTGCACCTGATCCCGAGCGGCATCATGCGGCCGGGCGTCAAGTGCTACATCGGCAACGGCGTCGTCCTGTCGGCTGCCAAGCTCTTCGAGGAAATCGAAGGGCTGGAGAAGGCCGGCGTCGAGGTGCGTTCGCGGCTTCGCATCAGCGAGGCTTGCCCGCTGATTCTTCCGTTCCACGCCGCGCTCGACATCGCTCGCGAGACCTATCGCGAGAAGGGCGGCAGCGAAAAGATCGGCACCACCGGTCGTGGCATCGGCCCGGCGTATGAAGACAAGATCGCACGGCGCGCTTTGCGCGTGCAGGACCTGAAGCACCCGGAGCGCTTCGCTCAGAAGCTGCGTGTGCTGCTCGACCTTCACAACCATGTGCTGACTCAAGTGCTCAGCGCGCCGGCCATCGATTACGACATGGTGTTCGAAGAAGCCATGCGCCATGCCGTGCTGCTGAAGCCGATGATGGCCGACGTGTCGCGTGAGCTCAACGATGCACACAAGGCCGGCGCCAACCTGTTGTTCGAGGGCGCGCAAGGCACGCTGCTCGATGTCGACCACGGCACCTATCCCTACGTGACGTCGAGCAATTGCGTGGCCGGCAATGCGGCGGCGGGTTCGGGGGTCGGCCCCGGCATGCTGCACTACGTGCTCGGCATCACGAAGGCTTACTGCACGCGCGTCGGCGGCGGCCCGTTCCCGACCGAGCTCGACTGGGAAACGCCCGGCACCGTGGGCTATCACCTGAGCACCGTCGGTGCAGAAAAAGGCGTGACGACCGGCCGCAGCCGTCGTTGCGGCTGGTTCGACGCGGCGCTGCTCAAGCGATCGGCGCAAGTCAACGGACTTTCAGGCCTTTGCATCACCAAGCTCGACGTGCTCGACGGGATCGACGAGTTGTTGCTGTGCACCGGCTACATGCTCGATGGCGAATACACCGACATCCTGCCGATGGGCGCTGACGAAATCGAACAGTGCACGCCCATCTACGAAAAACTCGAAGGCTGGAGCGAAAGCACGGTCGGCGTCACGCAGTACGACAAGTTGCCCATCGCGGCGCGTCTGTATTTGCAGCGCATCGAACACGTCACCGGCGTGCCGATTCACATGGTGTCGACCAGCCCGGATCGCGATCACACGATCATGATGCGGCACCCTTTTCTCGCAGACTGA
- a CDS encoding ATP phosphoribosyltransferase regulatory subunit, giving the protein MSAWVLPDHIADVLPSEARHIEELRRQLLDTARGYGYELVMPPLLEHLESLLSGTGEALDLQTFKLVDQLSGRSMGLRADTTPQVARIDAHLLNREGVARLCYCGPVLHTKPDRPHATREPLQFGAEIYGHAGLEADTETLLLALDCLHAAGVPQGAIVDMADARIVRALLAGVLVDAATIGRVHAALAAKDASELNSLTQKFPTTSREGLAALVQLYGDVSVLDEAEKALRAIPGVLPALANLRELAARLDGAEVSFDLADLRGYAYYSGMRFGIYVPGAADALVRGGRYDEVGAVFGRNRPAVGFSLDLRELVGVVPTRPLRAAIRAPWSDASGLRKAIADLRQTGETVVCVLPGHGSEIEEFHCDRELVERAGQWSVQVI; this is encoded by the coding sequence ATGTCCGCTTGGGTCCTCCCGGATCACATTGCCGATGTACTGCCTTCCGAGGCACGCCACATCGAAGAACTTCGACGCCAACTGCTCGATACCGCTCGCGGCTACGGCTATGAGTTGGTAATGCCGCCGTTGCTAGAGCACCTCGAATCGTTGCTGTCCGGCACCGGCGAGGCACTCGATCTTCAGACTTTCAAACTCGTCGACCAGCTTTCCGGCCGCAGCATGGGGCTGCGCGCAGACACCACGCCACAAGTCGCGCGCATCGACGCCCACCTGCTGAACCGGGAAGGCGTCGCACGGCTTTGCTACTGCGGCCCGGTCCTGCACACCAAGCCGGACAGGCCGCATGCCACGCGCGAGCCGCTGCAGTTCGGCGCCGAGATCTATGGCCATGCCGGCCTCGAAGCCGACACCGAAACCTTGCTGCTGGCGCTCGACTGTCTCCATGCCGCTGGCGTGCCGCAAGGTGCCATCGTCGACATGGCCGACGCGCGCATCGTGCGTGCACTGTTGGCTGGCGTGCTGGTCGACGCGGCGACCATCGGTCGCGTGCATGCGGCGCTGGCCGCCAAGGATGCGAGCGAGCTCAATTCGCTCACGCAGAAATTTCCGACGACATCGCGTGAAGGGCTTGCGGCACTGGTGCAGCTCTATGGCGATGTCAGCGTGCTCGACGAAGCCGAGAAGGCATTGAGGGCCATCCCCGGCGTGCTGCCGGCACTGGCCAATCTGAGAGAACTCGCAGCGCGGCTCGATGGCGCCGAGGTGAGCTTCGACCTGGCCGATCTGCGAGGCTATGCGTACTACAGCGGCATGCGCTTCGGCATCTATGTGCCGGGCGCAGCAGATGCCCTGGTGCGTGGCGGCCGCTACGACGAAGTCGGCGCGGTGTTCGGGCGCAACCGGCCGGCGGTCGGTTTCAGCCTCGACCTGCGCGAGCTGGTCGGCGTGGTGCCGACGCGTCCGTTGCGCGCCGCCATCCGTGCGCCATGGAGCGATGCATCGGGGCTTCGCAAGGCGATCGCCGATCTGCGCCAAACCGGGGAAACCGTGGTGTGCGTGCTGCCGGGACACGGCAGCGAAATCGAAGAATTCCATTGCGACCGCGAGCTCGTCGAGCGCGCCGGCCAATGGAGTGTGCAAGTGATCTGA
- a CDS encoding DUF2065 domain-containing protein, which yields MTAETFWSALALVLVIEGILPLVSPGGWRRAFSQLLQLRDGQLRFFGLCSIVLGLVLLWLVS from the coding sequence GTGACCGCTGAAACATTCTGGAGCGCGCTGGCCCTCGTGCTGGTGATCGAAGGCATCCTGCCTCTGGTCTCGCCGGGCGGCTGGCGACGCGCCTTCAGTCAACTGCTGCAGTTGCGCGATGGCCAGCTGCGCTTCTTCGGCCTTTGCAGCATCGTCCTTGGGCTCGTGCTGCTTTGGCTGGTGAGTTAG
- the hflC gene encoding protease modulator HflC, giving the protein MNRIGFIASTILVVLVLLSSTLFVVDQRQFGVVYALGQIKQVIKEPGLNFKLPPPFQNVSYLDKRLLMLSSLETEPMLTAEKQRVVIDWYVRWRISDASEYIRNVGIDENAGAVQLNRVVRNAFQENINKRTVRDLISVRREALMADVQREVLAVVKGAKPWGVDIVDVRITRVDYVEAITESVYRRMEAERKRVANELRSTGFAEGEKIRADADRQREVTVANAYRDAQKIKGEGDAQAAAAYSESFGKDPQFAQFYRSLDAYKQSFNKKSDVLVLDPSSDFFRAMQSSGSNTTPAAAPRR; this is encoded by the coding sequence ATGAACAGAATCGGTTTCATCGCTTCCACCATCCTGGTGGTTCTCGTGTTGCTCAGCTCCACGCTATTCGTTGTCGACCAGCGCCAGTTCGGGGTTGTCTATGCGCTCGGCCAGATCAAGCAGGTCATCAAAGAGCCAGGCTTGAACTTCAAGCTGCCGCCACCGTTCCAGAATGTCTCGTATCTTGACAAGCGTTTGTTGATGCTCTCCAGCCTCGAAACCGAACCGATGCTGACGGCTGAAAAGCAGCGAGTCGTTATCGACTGGTATGTGCGCTGGCGCATCAGCGATGCGTCGGAATACATTCGAAACGTCGGAATCGATGAGAACGCAGGTGCAGTGCAACTCAACCGCGTGGTGCGCAACGCGTTCCAAGAGAACATCAACAAGCGCACTGTGCGCGACCTGATTTCGGTACGACGTGAAGCGCTGATGGCCGACGTTCAGCGCGAAGTGCTCGCCGTGGTCAAGGGCGCGAAGCCGTGGGGCGTGGACATCGTCGACGTGCGCATCACACGTGTCGACTATGTCGAAGCCATTACCGAGTCGGTCTATCGACGCATGGAGGCCGAGCGCAAGCGGGTCGCCAACGAACTGCGCTCGACCGGTTTTGCCGAAGGCGAAAAGATCCGTGCCGATGCAGATCGCCAGCGTGAGGTCACGGTCGCCAACGCTTACCGCGATGCACAGAAAATCAAGGGCGAGGGCGATGCACAAGCTGCGGCGGCCTATAGCGAGTCGTTCGGCAAAGATCCGCAGTTCGCGCAGTTCTATCGCAGCCTCGACGCGTACAAGCAGAGCTTCAACAAGAAGAGCGACGTGCTGGTGCTCGATCCGTCGTCCGACTTCTTCAGGGCGATGCAGAGTTCGGGCTCGAATACGACGCCCGCAGCGGCACCGCGCCGTTGA
- the hflK gene encoding FtsH protease activity modulator HflK yields MFNLNDGKWGRGDEPSSNGERAGANRPDADPPSTPPPPPSGNNNRPRGQGPNQGPPDLDELWRDFNRKLGGLFGGGRGGGGDKNRPSGNGGGAPGGFRPDMKNAGVGLGLVAAVAVLIWLGTGFFIVNEGQQAVITQFGRFKETVGAGFNWRLPYPIQRHELVVTSQIRSVDVGRDSIVRSTGLRESAMLTEDENIVEIKFAVQYRLSNAQAYLFESKAPADTVVQVAETAVREVVGKMKMDAALAEERDQISPRVRILMQTILDRYKVGVDVVAINLQQGGVRPPEQVQAAFDDVLKAGQERERAKNEAQAYANDVIPRATGTASRLKEESDAYKARIVAQAQGDAGRFGAVLTEYQKAPQVTRDRMYTDAMQQIYSNTTKVLVDSKSGSNLLYLPLDKLMASSGVSPVPAPADGASPNVAGTATPQSSVIPVVPNGGEARARDGRSRDRDAR; encoded by the coding sequence ATGTTTAACCTGAACGACGGAAAATGGGGGCGAGGTGACGAGCCCTCGTCTAATGGCGAGCGCGCGGGCGCCAATCGGCCCGATGCCGATCCGCCAAGTACACCGCCACCACCGCCTTCGGGCAACAACAATCGGCCGCGCGGCCAGGGTCCGAACCAGGGCCCCCCTGACCTCGATGAGTTGTGGCGTGACTTCAATCGCAAGCTCGGCGGCCTCTTCGGCGGCGGTCGTGGTGGCGGTGGCGACAAGAACCGGCCCAGCGGCAACGGTGGCGGTGCCCCCGGCGGCTTCCGCCCCGACATGAAGAACGCGGGCGTCGGCCTCGGCTTGGTGGCGGCGGTTGCCGTGCTTATCTGGCTCGGCACCGGCTTCTTCATCGTGAACGAAGGCCAGCAGGCCGTCATTACCCAGTTCGGTCGCTTCAAGGAGACGGTGGGCGCAGGCTTCAACTGGCGGTTGCCGTACCCGATCCAGCGTCACGAGCTTGTCGTTACCTCGCAGATCCGTTCGGTCGACGTGGGGCGCGACAGCATCGTGCGTTCGACTGGCTTGCGTGAGTCGGCGATGTTGACCGAGGACGAGAACATCGTCGAAATCAAGTTCGCGGTGCAGTACCGTTTGAGTAACGCGCAGGCGTATCTTTTTGAGAGCAAGGCACCGGCAGACACGGTTGTCCAGGTTGCCGAAACAGCCGTTCGCGAAGTCGTCGGCAAGATGAAGATGGACGCGGCGCTCGCCGAAGAGCGCGACCAGATCTCGCCACGCGTGCGCATACTGATGCAGACCATCCTCGACCGCTACAAGGTCGGCGTCGACGTGGTGGCGATCAATTTGCAGCAGGGCGGCGTGCGTCCTCCCGAGCAGGTGCAGGCGGCGTTCGATGATGTGCTGAAGGCCGGTCAGGAGAGGGAGCGTGCCAAGAACGAGGCCCAGGCGTATGCCAACGACGTCATTCCCCGCGCGACCGGTACCGCGTCGCGCCTGAAAGAAGAATCCGATGCCTACAAGGCGCGAATCGTCGCCCAGGCGCAGGGCGACGCCGGACGCTTCGGCGCCGTGCTTACCGAATACCAGAAGGCTCCGCAGGTCACCCGTGACCGCATGTACACCGACGCGATGCAGCAGATCTACAGCAACACGACCAAGGTTCTGGTCGACTCCAAATCGGGCTCCAACTTGCTCTACCTGCCTCTCGACAAACTCATGGCATCGAGCGGAGTCAGCCCCGTGCCTGCGCCCGCCGATGGTGCCTCGCCCAATGTGGCAGGCACCGCGACACCGCAGTCATCGGTGATTCCCGTCGTTCCCAATGGCGGCGAAGCCCGAGCGCGTGATGGTCGTTCCCGCGACCGTGACGCGCGTTGA
- the hflX gene encoding GTPase HflX, which yields MSDLISRQEGAAVLVGVDFGLPHFDAELEELGLLAQTAGLTPIARVVCKRKAPDAALFIGSGKAEEIKELAEMHRASEVIFDQSLSPAQQRNLERTLDMAVYDRTFLILEIFAQRARSHEGKLQVELARLQYLSTRLVRRWSHLERQTGGAGVRGGPGEKQIELDRRMISESIKRTRERLAKVQKQRGTQRRQRERREIFNISLVGYTNAGKSSLFNALVKARAYAADQLFATLDTTTRSLYLGDARHQVSISDTVGFIRDLPHGLVDAFKATLQEAIDADLLLHVVDASNPHYPEQMAEVQTVLKEIGADSVPQLVVFNKIDALETGRQPLHLIDEMEIEGVRIPRIFLSAHTGEGLPALRAELALRSGSVSDAAMTLASDAELHDAAN from the coding sequence TTGTCTGATCTGATTTCCCGCCAGGAAGGCGCCGCTGTTCTCGTCGGCGTGGACTTCGGGTTGCCGCATTTCGACGCAGAGCTTGAAGAACTTGGCCTTCTCGCGCAAACGGCCGGATTGACCCCGATTGCACGTGTGGTGTGCAAGCGCAAAGCCCCCGACGCCGCATTGTTCATCGGCAGCGGCAAAGCCGAAGAGATCAAAGAACTGGCCGAGATGCATCGCGCCAGTGAAGTCATCTTCGACCAGAGCCTGAGTCCGGCGCAGCAGCGCAATCTGGAGCGAACGCTCGACATGGCGGTGTATGACCGCACCTTTCTGATCCTTGAAATCTTCGCTCAACGCGCCCGCTCGCACGAAGGCAAGTTGCAGGTCGAGCTTGCGCGCCTCCAATACCTGAGCACGCGACTGGTTCGTCGCTGGTCTCACTTGGAGCGCCAGACCGGCGGTGCCGGTGTCCGTGGTGGCCCCGGTGAAAAGCAGATCGAGCTCGACCGTCGCATGATCAGCGAGTCGATCAAGCGCACGCGCGAACGCCTGGCCAAGGTGCAAAAGCAACGCGGAACCCAGCGCCGTCAGCGCGAGCGCCGCGAAATTTTCAATATCTCGCTGGTCGGCTATACCAATGCTGGCAAGTCGTCGCTGTTCAACGCGCTGGTCAAGGCGCGTGCCTATGCGGCAGACCAGCTCTTCGCCACGCTCGACACGACAACTCGGTCACTCTACTTGGGCGACGCGCGTCACCAGGTTTCCATCTCCGACACCGTCGGCTTCATCCGCGATCTGCCGCACGGGCTGGTCGATGCCTTCAAGGCGACGCTGCAGGAGGCCATCGATGCCGATCTGCTTTTGCATGTCGTCGACGCGTCGAATCCCCATTACCCCGAGCAAATGGCCGAGGTCCAAACGGTGCTGAAAGAGATCGGTGCCGACAGCGTTCCGCAATTGGTTGTGTTCAACAAGATCGACGCCCTTGAAACTGGACGACAACCGCTGCATCTGATTGACGAGATGGAAATAGAGGGAGTACGGATTCCCAGGATTTTCCTGAGCGCGCATACGGGTGAAGGTCTGCCGGCATTGCGAGCCGAGTTGGCGCTGCGCTCCGGTTCGGTTTCCGATGCGGCCATGACCTTAGCGTCCGACGCTGAATTGCACGATGCTGCAAACTGA
- the hfq gene encoding RNA chaperone Hfq, with translation MSNKGQLLQDPFLNTLRREHVPVSIYLVNGIKLQGQIESFDQYVVLLRNTVTQMVYKHAISTIVPGRAVNFSAAENDDVAA, from the coding sequence GTGAGCAATAAAGGGCAGCTTCTTCAAGACCCCTTTCTGAACACCCTGCGTCGCGAGCACGTGCCGGTTTCGATCTATCTGGTCAACGGCATCAAGCTGCAGGGCCAGATCGAATCGTTCGACCAGTACGTCGTTTTGCTGCGCAATACGGTGACACAGATGGTCTACAAGCACGCTATTTCCACCATCGTGCCGGGTCGCGCCGTCAATTTCTCGGCTGCCGAGAACGACGACGTTGCCGCTTGA